In the genome of Gemmatimonas sp., one region contains:
- a CDS encoding response regulator transcription factor, with protein MLRLYGNGMLDAAAMTQAEAGGASEPVVPVSLVIIEDNRLLREGLCALLQRQPDFRVLDAGADSSVLGRHSTWQQPAILLLDVGLQDDHSLDICTRVHERFPGMRVIVMGMASPDDDIAAFVRAGVSGFIMKDATTEEFAATIRHVAQGEQALPRALTDSLFAQIARQPHPLPTDVVEDSVRLTAREREIVALLGEGLSNKEIAARLHIAIHTVKSHVHNVLEKLSLHSRLEVAAFSRSPGRRS; from the coding sequence GTGCTTCGCCTCTACGGGAACGGTATGCTCGACGCTGCGGCGATGACACAGGCGGAAGCGGGTGGCGCATCGGAACCGGTGGTGCCGGTCTCACTGGTGATCATCGAGGACAACCGGCTCTTGCGAGAAGGGCTGTGCGCGCTGCTCCAGCGGCAACCGGACTTCCGTGTGTTGGATGCTGGTGCCGACTCTTCGGTGCTGGGTCGCCACAGTACCTGGCAACAGCCGGCCATCCTGCTGCTCGACGTCGGGCTGCAGGACGACCATAGTCTCGACATCTGCACACGCGTGCATGAGCGCTTCCCGGGCATGCGGGTCATCGTCATGGGTATGGCATCGCCGGACGACGACATCGCGGCGTTCGTGCGGGCCGGTGTGTCCGGGTTCATCATGAAGGACGCGACCACAGAGGAGTTTGCCGCGACCATCCGTCACGTGGCGCAGGGGGAGCAGGCGTTGCCCCGTGCGCTCACCGATTCGCTGTTTGCGCAGATCGCGCGGCAACCCCATCCATTGCCGACTGACGTCGTGGAAGACAGCGTACGCCTCACCGCCCGCGAGCGGGAGATCGTCGCGCTCCTCGGCGAAGGGCTGAGCAACAAGGAAATCGCCGCACGGTTGCACATCGCGATCCACACGGTCAAGAGCCACGTGCACAACGTCCTTGAGAAGCTGTCGTTGCACAGCCGACTCGAGGTTGCGGCATTCTCGCGCAGCCCTGGCCGGCGTTCATGA
- a CDS encoding OmpA family protein: MQRTGVEGPATGPQRTRLACRMLGGAVLASAVAGCAALNRKEQGAIIGATTGGVAGGVIGNQTGSTARGAIIGAVVGGTIGAVIGHQMDQQAKELQQHIPGATVVRVGEGIAVTFASGLLYDFDSDVVRADAAGNLRSLAASLSKYPNTDLLIVGHTDAVGTSVYNQRLAERRAVAASNYLSMQGVGTNRLRAVGRGEAEPIADNETEAGRQANRRVEIAIVANAAARKP, translated from the coding sequence ATGCAGCGTACCGGAGTGGAAGGGCCGGCAACGGGGCCGCAGCGGACTCGCTTGGCGTGTCGGATGTTGGGTGGCGCGGTCCTGGCGAGTGCCGTCGCGGGTTGTGCGGCGCTGAATCGAAAGGAGCAGGGCGCCATCATTGGCGCCACCACGGGTGGGGTTGCCGGCGGGGTGATCGGCAATCAGACGGGATCGACCGCCCGGGGGGCCATCATTGGCGCCGTCGTGGGAGGTACGATCGGGGCAGTCATTGGCCACCAGATGGACCAGCAGGCCAAGGAACTGCAGCAGCACATCCCCGGCGCGACGGTGGTGCGTGTGGGTGAAGGCATCGCGGTGACGTTCGCGTCGGGGCTCTTGTACGACTTCGATTCGGATGTCGTGCGTGCCGATGCGGCCGGCAACCTGCGCAGCCTGGCGGCGAGCCTTTCGAAGTATCCGAATACCGATCTGCTGATCGTGGGGCATACGGATGCCGTTGGCACCAGTGTCTACAACCAGCGACTCGCCGAGCGGCGTGCCGTGGCGGCGTCGAACTACCTGTCCATGCAGGGCGTGGGTACGAACCGGCTGCGTGCCGTCGGGCGCGGAGAGGCGGAACCCATCGCCGACAACGAAACGGAGGCGGGGCGACAGGCGAATCGTCGGGTGGAGATTGCCATCGTCGCGAACGCGGCGGCGCGGAAGCCGTAG
- a CDS encoding DUF4397 domain-containing protein, translated as MSIRVGSTLFLVMALLGCRDDDATIETTSGGETNMSASADSAVARGTAMLRFVNATEEMRFASLQLDGTMLFDSVKAASVTDYREVDKRIAQLTARAAGGRDTASLATDNKVLVDGNRYSAFLMSENMTTRRLHLVEDEVIPDSGKARLRVIHAASGAPAIDVRALNGTDNLFSNVSFAGNGGYRDIEPVSLSLQVREQGTSRVLLTIPAMSLKRGSATTVVITGSTKLSYFTFSDSMMPRQATP; from the coding sequence ATGTCCATCCGTGTGGGGAGTACCCTGTTCCTTGTCATGGCGCTGCTTGGGTGCCGCGATGATGACGCGACCATCGAAACCACCAGTGGCGGGGAGACCAACATGTCGGCATCCGCCGACTCCGCCGTGGCCCGTGGGACGGCGATGCTGCGCTTCGTGAATGCCACCGAGGAGATGCGATTTGCGTCGTTGCAGCTCGACGGTACGATGCTGTTCGACAGCGTCAAGGCGGCGTCGGTGACCGACTACCGCGAAGTCGACAAGCGGATTGCACAACTCACGGCACGTGCGGCCGGGGGGCGCGACACGGCCTCGCTGGCCACCGACAACAAGGTGCTCGTGGACGGGAATCGCTACAGCGCCTTCCTGATGTCGGAGAACATGACCACCCGGCGTCTGCATCTCGTCGAGGATGAGGTCATCCCCGACAGCGGCAAGGCGCGTCTCCGTGTCATCCATGCGGCCTCGGGCGCCCCCGCCATCGATGTGCGAGCACTGAACGGCACCGACAACCTCTTCAGCAACGTGTCCTTCGCCGGCAACGGTGGTTACCGGGACATCGAGCCGGTCTCCCTCTCGCTGCAAGTGCGGGAACAGGGAACGTCGCGCGTGTTGCTCACCATACCGGCCATGAGCCTCAAGCGGGGGAGTGCCACGACAGTGGTCATCACCGGGTCGACGAAGCTGTCCTACTTCACATTCAGCGACTCAATGATGCCGCGCCAAGCCACCCCGTGA